The Candidatus Polarisedimenticolaceae bacterium genome has a window encoding:
- a CDS encoding YihY/virulence factor BrkB family protein has protein sequence MKILRRAVRIAWQSWRHFQADHAMQHAAAVAYYSLLSLAPGLYLFFRVLRGLWPETSIEGIDTALEPYLPGEAGAVLRSLTGDLPHGKGFVAIAVPGLLWLASAAFGSLEVSINVAFATAPRRRYWLSKLKSVAGVSFLAIVLIVTLLVHEAITQLAAYDGALKPPFSLAPTAAWVSYVVVLVVTFATFAVLYKALPRGRVEWTAAAAGGGATLLLWEVARHVWGGLLAHSPTFGMFTGTLAAVVAFLLWIFTAVAITLYGAEVAAILNGNRSEAGDPTRRA, from the coding sequence TTGAAGATCCTCCGCCGCGCCGTCCGCATCGCGTGGCAGTCGTGGCGCCACTTCCAGGCGGATCACGCGATGCAGCACGCGGCCGCCGTCGCCTATTACTCGCTGCTCTCCCTCGCGCCGGGGCTGTACCTGTTCTTCCGCGTCCTGAGGGGGCTGTGGCCCGAGACGTCGATCGAGGGAATCGACACGGCCCTCGAGCCGTACCTTCCGGGGGAGGCCGGCGCGGTGCTGCGCAGCCTCACCGGCGATCTGCCCCACGGCAAGGGGTTCGTCGCGATCGCGGTGCCCGGTCTCCTGTGGCTGGCGAGCGCCGCGTTCGGCTCTCTCGAGGTGTCGATCAACGTCGCCTTCGCCACCGCTCCGCGTCGCCGCTACTGGCTTTCGAAGCTCAAGTCCGTCGCCGGCGTCTCCTTCCTCGCGATCGTGCTGATCGTCACCCTGCTCGTGCACGAGGCGATCACGCAGCTGGCCGCCTACGACGGGGCCCTCAAGCCCCCCTTCTCGCTCGCACCGACGGCCGCGTGGGTCTCGTACGTCGTCGTCCTCGTCGTGACCTTCGCGACGTTCGCCGTGCTCTACAAGGCGCTTCCCCGGGGGCGGGTCGAGTGGACGGCCGCCGCGGCGGGCGGGGGAGCGACGCTCCTCCTGTGGGAGGTAGCCCGGCATGTGTGGGGCGGGCTGCTCGCCCATTCCCCGACGTTCGGGATGTTCACCGGGACCCTTGCCGCCGTCGTGGCCTTCCTCCTCTGGATCTTCACCGCGGTCGCGATCACCCTCTACGGCGCGGAGGTCGCCGCGATCCTGAACGGGAATCGGTCCGAAGCGGGGGACCCAACCCGACGGGCCTGA
- a CDS encoding HU family DNA-binding protein encodes MIKADIINKVAEDAAITKVKAIEAVEAVFEAMKVAMRQGERIELRGFGVFQVKPRKKGIGRNPRTGREVKIPPGKTIRFKPGKNLRNLT; translated from the coding sequence ATGATCAAGGCCGACATCATCAACAAGGTCGCCGAGGACGCCGCCATCACCAAGGTGAAGGCGATCGAAGCCGTGGAAGCGGTCTTCGAGGCGATGAAGGTGGCGATGCGGCAGGGGGAGCGCATCGAACTGCGCGGGTTCGGGGTCTTCCAGGTCAAGCCGCGCAAGAAAGGGATCGGTCGCAATCCGCGCACCGGGCGCGAGGTGAAGATCCCTCCGGGGAAAACGATCCGCTTCAAGCCCGGCAAGAACCTCCGCAACCTGACCTGA
- a CDS encoding ComEC/Rec2 family competence protein: protein MAPAAALVAGAIVPPDLAPPTHAAALAVLAACMAWRRRSRTWACAAAGAAGLLAGSFAWTAALDRAEVLPPPATGDDRHLEGTVRRAPERDRDGDLRLTIDVDGLRVALRVAPGSDASARESVLALRASDRVRVFARVRAPRTRQARLEMLARGIDASATVKHPRLVERLATGSGVRRTLDRALVGLRHRLDRAVGERRRDLLGAMLLGDRAALDPDDARTLRAAGLYHLIAISGLNVGIAVFAALAAARRLGAGPRLLALAAVAVLPAFAVLVGGDAPVVRACLAAAIAVVGRAIGRDGDPLNTLALAAMVLVAWDPAGARHPGFQLTFAATAGILAFSAPIARKLPWTPWLATSVAVSAAAYVTTAPVLAVRFGTLAPVALLANLAAAPICAAVLLFGSAAMLVPAAGSLAAGSVDAMLGIARVAAAAPFASMRVPPPSWLLLGSYVATLAAAARRGRPVPVATFLLVALALHVGAPPPPETRPTTVAVLDVGQGQSVAVVGPGGRCALVDGGGSSGGRFDAGARIVAPWLLASGCRRLDAVVLTHGHDDHAGGLPSLLREFDVGTLWLPAGAFGEEAVREVASIARERGFAVGLAERGAAFGAAGSRLTILHPLREDARLPINDRGAAVRIDTPSGGAAFVPGDLEGEGERRLVERGAGGAVDLLVASHHGAARSSTGAFLEALAPRWVAVSSGAGNRFGHPAPATLERLRRRRAVVFRTDREGTVRFVDGEGGLLHEADRHRHERQREDQGEHGDDREASRTEPLVFVEQARVTVPEEQQDREPHRVRREAARRPRLPRDESRQDRERGPGDDAVRPAGDGVHRVPRVELADGEEVHRRDEHADPAGHVDRSDQEVGVAVDRQREADRQPRVPEEQPAPGERLHGARFPDPEEHRRERHEESRDGAGGGDVEERAPMGDDPPDPDHRAEGPDRRDARDEQRQRHGDPVVAAGEIVAELVRGEDQHQGDGVGESVGEDGGGEQMRRAELAGGEQVEVPRPEPAPRDQGREASDDEQENPEANALRRGSPDVFGEAGSHRTAV, encoded by the coding sequence GTGGCTCCCGCTGCGGCGCTCGTCGCGGGAGCGATCGTGCCCCCCGACCTCGCGCCCCCCACGCACGCGGCGGCTCTCGCGGTGTTGGCGGCGTGCATGGCGTGGCGTCGCCGTTCCAGAACGTGGGCGTGCGCGGCGGCGGGTGCCGCGGGGCTGCTGGCGGGTTCCTTCGCCTGGACCGCAGCCCTCGATCGCGCCGAGGTCCTGCCGCCCCCGGCGACAGGCGACGACCGCCACCTGGAGGGAACCGTGCGACGGGCGCCGGAGCGTGACCGCGACGGGGACCTCCGCCTCACGATCGACGTCGACGGGCTTCGCGTGGCGCTGCGGGTCGCCCCCGGAAGCGACGCCTCCGCCCGGGAGTCGGTCCTCGCGTTGCGCGCGAGCGACCGGGTGAGGGTCTTCGCGCGCGTCCGGGCACCGCGCACGCGCCAGGCGCGCCTGGAGATGCTCGCGCGCGGGATCGACGCCTCCGCGACGGTGAAGCACCCGCGGCTCGTGGAACGACTCGCGACCGGCTCCGGGGTACGGCGCACCCTCGACCGCGCGCTCGTCGGCCTGAGGCACAGGCTCGACCGGGCGGTCGGGGAGCGGCGCCGCGACCTGCTCGGAGCGATGCTCCTCGGGGACCGGGCCGCCCTCGATCCCGACGACGCCCGGACGCTCCGGGCCGCGGGCCTCTACCACCTCATCGCGATCAGCGGGCTCAACGTGGGGATCGCGGTGTTCGCCGCCCTCGCCGCAGCGCGACGACTCGGAGCCGGACCGCGGCTGCTCGCGCTGGCGGCGGTCGCCGTCCTCCCCGCGTTCGCCGTTCTCGTGGGCGGGGACGCCCCGGTCGTGCGGGCGTGCCTGGCCGCGGCGATCGCGGTCGTCGGGAGGGCGATCGGGCGCGACGGCGATCCGCTGAACACGCTCGCGCTCGCGGCGATGGTTCTCGTCGCATGGGACCCCGCCGGCGCGAGGCACCCGGGCTTCCAGCTCACCTTCGCGGCGACGGCGGGGATCCTCGCCTTCTCCGCGCCGATCGCCCGGAAGCTCCCGTGGACCCCCTGGCTCGCGACGTCCGTCGCCGTCTCGGCGGCGGCGTACGTGACGACCGCGCCGGTCCTCGCCGTCCGATTCGGCACGCTCGCCCCCGTCGCCCTCCTCGCGAATCTCGCCGCCGCACCGATCTGCGCGGCGGTCCTCCTGTTCGGATCGGCGGCGATGCTCGTCCCCGCGGCCGGGTCCCTCGCGGCGGGGAGCGTGGACGCGATGCTGGGGATCGCGAGGGTCGCGGCGGCGGCGCCCTTCGCGTCGATGCGCGTGCCGCCCCCGTCGTGGCTGCTGCTCGGGAGCTACGTCGCGACCCTCGCCGCCGCCGCGCGCCGGGGCCGCCCGGTTCCCGTGGCGACCTTCCTGCTCGTCGCGCTCGCGCTGCACGTGGGCGCTCCGCCCCCTCCCGAGACGCGGCCGACGACCGTCGCCGTCCTCGACGTCGGTCAGGGTCAATCGGTTGCGGTCGTCGGACCCGGCGGGAGGTGCGCGCTCGTCGACGGCGGAGGAAGCTCGGGGGGCCGTTTCGACGCGGGGGCGCGGATCGTCGCGCCGTGGCTTCTCGCCTCCGGATGCCGCCGCCTCGACGCCGTGGTCCTGACGCACGGCCACGACGACCACGCCGGGGGGCTCCCGTCCCTGTTGCGCGAGTTCGACGTCGGCACGTTGTGGCTCCCCGCCGGAGCGTTCGGGGAGGAGGCCGTGCGGGAGGTCGCCTCGATCGCGCGCGAGCGGGGATTCGCGGTGGGGCTCGCGGAGCGCGGCGCGGCGTTCGGTGCCGCCGGCTCGCGCCTGACGATTCTCCACCCCCTCCGCGAGGACGCGCGACTTCCGATCAACGATCGCGGCGCCGCGGTCCGGATCGACACGCCGTCCGGCGGCGCCGCCTTCGTTCCCGGAGACCTCGAGGGCGAGGGCGAGCGCAGGCTGGTGGAGCGCGGCGCCGGCGGCGCGGTCGATCTCCTCGTCGCCTCGCACCACGGCGCCGCGCGCTCGAGCACGGGGGCGTTCCTCGAGGCCCTCGCACCGCGATGGGTCGCGGTTTCCTCGGGGGCGGGGAACCGTTTCGGCCACCCGGCTCCGGCGACGCTCGAGCGGCTGCGCCGGCGCCGCGCCGTCGTCTTCCGCACCGACCGCGAGGGGACCGTGCGATTCGTGGACGGGGAGGGGGGGTTACTCCACGAAGCGGATCGGCACCGGCATGAACGTCAGCGCGAAGATCAGGGCGAGCACGGCGACGATCGCGAGGCGTCCCGTACCGAGCCGCTCGTGTTCGTCGAGCAGGCGCGGGTGACGGTCCCGGAGGAACAACAGGATCGCGAGCCACACCGCGTACGAAGGGAAGCTGCGCGTCGACCACGCCTGCCACGCGACGAGTCCCGACAGGATCGCGAGCGTGGCCCAGGAGACGACGCGGTGCGCCCGGCGGGAGACGGCGTACACCGCGTGCCCCGCGTCGAGCTGGCCGACGGGGAAGAGGTTCATCGACGTGACGAGCATGCCGACCCAGCCGGCCATGTAGACCGGTCCGACCAGGAGGTCGGTGTCGCCGTGGATCGGCAGCGCGAAGCCGATCGACAGCCACGGGTCCCCGAAGAACAACCCGCCCCCGGGGAACGACTCCACGGGGCGCGCTTCCCGGATCCCGAAGAACACCGTCGGGAGCGCCACGAGGAATCCCGCGATGGGGCCGGCGGCGGCGACGTCGAGGAGCGCGCGCCGATGGGGGATGATCCCCCGGATCCGGATCACCGCGCCGAAGGTCCCGATCGGAGGGACGCTCGGGATGAACAGCGGCAACGTCACGGGGATCCTGTAGTAGCGGCAGGCGAGATAGTGGCCGAACTCGTGCGCGGTGAGGATCAGCATCAGGGGGACGGCGTAGGAGAGTCCGTCGGCGAGGACGGCGGGGGAGAACAGATGCGCCGCGCCGAACTTGCCGGCGGCGAGCAGGTCGAGGTTCCCCGCCCAGAACCAGCTCCCCGAGATCAGGGTCGTGAAGCAAGTGACGACGAACAAGAAAACCCGGAGGCGAACGCGCTCCGGCGGGGGAGTCCAGACGTATTCGGGGAGGCCGGAAGCCATCGAACCGCAGTATAG
- a CDS encoding PEGA domain-containing protein — protein sequence MKNSIPRRLALLLLGTGLALAPFAAEAAGRVATRGGGHGGGGGARVSGARTTAAAPRASGQATRATAPRGGRQTASGTATYGYHYGHGHGGYYYPGYYPGYGWWGYPYYYDDFWWGYGPSWSVGFSVGWPYWGYGGYWGAPYYAYPYVEAPPAEGVGPAGIEIDVTPRNARVILNGEDVGRVKDYDGRWDHLRVGGGRQVLEIRADGFKTLRVVVDARPGSAYRLDYTLEKGEGIDPRSQDPATMPPAQAQTAAPAELVAPSARLEKGFLRLAVTPADAAIYLDGEYFARGDEVARLRGAIPLAIGEHRIEVVRPGFASRAVVVQVDRGATATASVELSPGQ from the coding sequence ATGAAGAACTCCATCCCGCGTCGCCTCGCGCTCCTCCTCCTCGGGACCGGCCTCGCACTCGCCCCGTTCGCCGCCGAAGCGGCGGGGAGGGTCGCCACGCGCGGCGGGGGGCACGGTGGGGGTGGCGGTGCCCGGGTCTCCGGCGCCCGAACCACCGCGGCCGCCCCCCGAGCTTCCGGCCAGGCGACGCGGGCCACCGCCCCTCGCGGCGGCAGGCAGACCGCGTCGGGAACGGCCACCTACGGTTATCACTACGGCCACGGCCACGGCGGTTACTACTACCCCGGCTATTACCCTGGTTACGGCTGGTGGGGATACCCCTACTACTACGACGACTTCTGGTGGGGCTACGGCCCGTCGTGGAGCGTCGGATTCAGCGTGGGCTGGCCGTACTGGGGGTACGGCGGTTATTGGGGCGCGCCCTACTACGCTTACCCCTACGTCGAGGCTCCGCCCGCCGAGGGGGTCGGCCCCGCGGGCATCGAGATCGACGTCACCCCCCGCAACGCGCGCGTGATCCTGAACGGGGAGGACGTCGGCCGCGTGAAGGACTACGACGGGCGATGGGACCATCTCCGCGTCGGCGGCGGGCGCCAGGTCCTCGAGATCCGCGCCGACGGATTCAAGACCTTGCGCGTGGTCGTCGACGCGCGCCCCGGGAGCGCCTATCGCCTCGACTACACCCTCGAGAAAGGGGAGGGGATCGACCCGCGCTCGCAGGATCCCGCGACGATGCCGCCCGCGCAGGCGCAGACGGCCGCGCCCGCCGAGCTCGTCGCCCCCAGCGCGCGCCTGGAGAAGGGGTTCCTTCGACTGGCCGTGACCCCCGCGGACGCCGCGATCTACCTCGACGGCGAGTACTTCGCCCGGGGGGACGAAGTGGCGCGCCTTCGCGGGGCGATTCCGCTCGCGATCGGCGAGCACCGGATCGAGGTGGTGCGCCCCGGGTTCGCAAGCCGCGCGGTCGTGGTCCAGGTGGATCGCGGGGCGACCGCGACGGCCTCGGTCGAGTTGTCGCCGGGGCAGTGA
- a CDS encoding GTPase domain-containing protein yields MVLFNYSTRELTAKVVYYGPGLCGKTTNLQYIHENLPDNVKGKMLSLATKTDRTLFFDFLPIDLGEIRGMKTRVQLYTVPGQVFYNETRKLVLKGADGIVFVADSQETMLGANAESFKNLEENLKGHGMRLADMPHVIQFNKRDLPRLSPIEDLNAAINKYNAPFYESVAVTGIGVQDTLKAIVKLVLLHLTRKYDPKGAPAQAPSPAPTASVVVPAAMPAPSVAAAPVAVPLSRMETPAAAPVARAVPPPPDFRAPAAAATAVEEETSLGRFDEDEIDGIMAEVEDAYDAPAVAPVAAAALVEPVEVAPEPSPAKGDEDSVWMGAPEEDSSPFAAPDSVFGSTLSIDELADAVEAREGATPVPAPAPPPAAARFAEFPEERFEIDRGFDPEWSTPAQQVVEPEPLPEPAFAESTMTADVASLFREEPEAEPAPIEAEPAPAPEETIVLTEVAGPSDLFDDPNLEVANLAPGEAREIVVPVELGEGTAARRFALSIRLRLDPVEPR; encoded by the coding sequence ATGGTGCTCTTCAACTATTCCACGCGTGAGCTGACCGCGAAGGTCGTCTACTACGGACCCGGGCTCTGCGGGAAGACCACGAACCTCCAGTACATCCACGAGAACCTCCCCGACAACGTGAAGGGGAAGATGCTCTCGCTGGCGACCAAGACCGACCGGACCCTGTTCTTCGACTTCCTGCCCATCGACCTCGGCGAGATCCGCGGGATGAAGACCCGCGTGCAGCTCTACACCGTCCCCGGCCAGGTCTTCTACAACGAGACCCGCAAGCTCGTCCTGAAAGGTGCGGACGGAATCGTCTTCGTCGCCGATTCCCAGGAGACGATGCTCGGGGCCAACGCGGAGTCCTTCAAGAATCTCGAGGAGAACCTGAAGGGGCACGGGATGCGGCTCGCCGACATGCCGCACGTGATCCAATTCAACAAACGCGACCTCCCGCGGCTGAGCCCCATCGAGGACCTCAACGCGGCGATCAACAAGTACAACGCCCCGTTCTACGAGTCGGTCGCCGTGACCGGGATCGGCGTGCAGGACACGCTGAAGGCGATCGTGAAGCTCGTGCTGTTGCACCTGACCCGGAAATACGACCCGAAGGGAGCCCCGGCGCAGGCGCCCTCGCCGGCTCCGACGGCCTCGGTCGTCGTCCCGGCGGCGATGCCCGCCCCTTCGGTCGCCGCCGCCCCCGTCGCCGTTCCGCTGTCGCGCATGGAGACCCCCGCCGCCGCCCCCGTCGCGCGCGCGGTGCCGCCGCCGCCCGATTTCCGCGCCCCCGCGGCCGCGGCGACCGCGGTCGAGGAGGAGACCTCGCTCGGCCGATTCGACGAAGACGAGATCGACGGGATCATGGCCGAAGTCGAGGACGCCTACGACGCGCCGGCGGTGGCGCCGGTCGCCGCAGCCGCGCTCGTCGAGCCGGTCGAGGTCGCTCCGGAGCCCTCCCCGGCGAAAGGCGACGAGGACAGCGTCTGGATGGGCGCCCCCGAGGAGGACTCCTCGCCGTTCGCCGCCCCCGACTCGGTGTTCGGCTCGACGCTGAGCATCGACGAGCTCGCCGATGCGGTCGAAGCGCGGGAGGGCGCAACGCCCGTTCCGGCGCCGGCGCCTCCCCCTGCGGCGGCCCGGTTCGCCGAATTCCCCGAGGAGAGGTTCGAGATCGACCGCGGCTTCGACCCGGAGTGGTCGACGCCGGCCCAACAGGTCGTCGAGCCGGAGCCGCTCCCCGAGCCCGCGTTCGCCGAGTCCACGATGACCGCCGACGTGGCGTCGCTCTTCCGGGAGGAACCGGAAGCCGAGCCCGCGCCGATCGAGGCGGAGCCGGCCCCCGCCCCCGAGGAGACGATCGTCCTGACGGAGGTCGCCGGCCCGTCGGACCTCTTCGACGACCCGAATCTCGAGGTCGCGAACCTCGCCCCGGGAGAGGCCCGGGAGATCGTCGTCCCGGTCGAGCT